Within the Salvia hispanica cultivar TCC Black 2014 chromosome 4, UniMelb_Shisp_WGS_1.0, whole genome shotgun sequence genome, the region ATACTGATAAGCTCATTAGTTTTATGCTCCCTCcgtattcaaaaaatagaaacatttgaaacggcacttttaatgtagaattggttaaataagagagaggaaaagaaaaatgagcaaagtaagagagaggaagagaaaaaatagtgaaagtagagttagtggattgtggggtccatGTCCTAAAACAGAAAGATTccaaagtttctatttttaaggaacggCCCAAAATGGGaatagttgctatttttaaaaaacggagggagtatttttattaGCACATGCcttttggttttttcttttcctggTTTCGTTTTGAATGCATTTCTCTCTTatacataataaattcatattctttattttttaatgctgTTTATTTGGGCAGGCTTTACTTTATGCAGATCCATTTGATGTGGAGGcacaaaagaaaatagaagCCTCTATTCGCCAGGTTGCTCAGTTTTCCTCTATATAATGTCGAGATAATTTGCAGTGCGTAGATTGAcattgatattatattgagAATCTCTTTACTTAAGATCATTCATAGTTATGCTAAACTGGTTTTCTGAAcccatttttgaatattttcttttggCTTATTAGCCAATATTTCCTATATTCCTTTTCTGTTTGCTGCAACTGATAAATATTCcaatatgaaagaatttgtAGATTAATGTTTATCATCTTTTATCTTGCCGGTGTTTTTTGGTGGCTAGATAGCCTAGATATTATGAAGATGCATGCAAGTGAACTGGTTTTAGTTGGTATCCATGTCATTAAGACCTCCGTGTGTGTCCGATGACAAAAACTTGTTGCAGGAATCTTAAATTCAGTTTAGAATACTTTTTTACTGTGGTTTTGATGTCGGTTCAGGATctagataattttatttttgcttaaaTCAGTTATTTTGACCTTTACATTGTTGTTTTGAACATTTGTATACAAAAGATTATTGGATCCAACAAACCGTAATTGTTTTTGGCAGAAAGGCATTGATGAAAACTGGGCTGCAGCCTTGGAATACAACCCTGAGGCATTTGCAAGAGTGGTAATTATGATTGCCAGCTTTCCATTCAgagtacttaattattttttgaatataaagTTTACATCAATGTTCATATTTCCAGGTCATGTTGTATGTTGACATGGAAGTTAATGGTGTTCCGATGAAGGTAATGATCtgaaaatttagtttaatttgtttctttttagttGCTTTTTCAAGAGACCGGGTGGAAATATGATAGCAAGTCCTATGAAAGAGAGATATGGGGCTAAATAGATAGATCTGGAATCTTAAAGATGAGGCCTCTATCTCCTGTTAGGCGAACCCACTCGACTGACATAGAAGACATACTAATTAGGTTGCTTGGAAAAGTTTAGATTGGGCTTTATTTCTTTACATAGGTATCTGAAATGCTGCAATATCGCACACAAACACAATTAAGGTGCTATCTGTTATTACTGGGTAGCCGTGAGCTGCTTGGCTATTCCAATCCAGACTTTTCATACTAGTATAGTTCAAGTTGGACtgttttttaattgattagaATGTAAAACCATTTTGACAATATGCACAATGCTTGTAGTGATATTTAATATAGAGAACGATGGGGATATGTTCCTGCTAATGTGCAGAAGCACTTTCTGCTGTTAAGCTATGTGAAACAatcttgttttctttgtttcaGGCTTTTGTTGACAGTGGAGCTCAGTCAACAATTATATCTAAAAGCTGTGCTGAACGTTTGGGGTAacatattactatattttttactgCATTATATGTTCTTTAGATGATATACTTGTTGACTGATTGGGATGGTCGTACTATTTTGTTGTTCATTACAGATTGTTGAGGCTTTTGGATACACGCTACAAGGGTATTGCCCATGGAGTTGGGCAGTCTGAGATTTTGGGTCGGATACATGTTGCTCCTATCAAGGTAGGCCTAAAAAATGATTAGTTGCTTTTATATATGATTACTAAGAGGTGTCTGAGAATTTTAAATGGGAGTTCTGAAAATGGTAGAATTGGTTTTGCAAGAATTTATGTTTTGCttattgtttgttttggaAATAAGAGAAGGCAAggatatatttattctaaaaacgtgtgataattatatttttgatgtcTAATCATGTTGGGAGTGTGTAAGTTTTAGAATTGGATAAATTCATTTCTAAATTCTTAACAAAGGCCTCCTGGGAACATGAGTTCAGATGTGTTTTAGTGTTTTCACGACTAAACAATGTATATCATACTACACATTATCCCTTATAAGCTTAACATGGTCTTACATAACACTGTAGATTGGAAGTATATTCTATCCGTGTTCCTTTATGGTGTTGGATGCACCCAACATGGAATTTCTCTTTGGCCTGGATATGCTCCGCAAGCACCAAGTacctttcttttattttgttcaattctttttcttttacatttctttaGTCCTTCTAGGATGCTTGGTTTGATATAAAGCCATCATATGCAGTGCATTATTGATCTAAAGGAGAATGTACTGAGAGTTGGTGGAGGAGAGGTTTCTGTACCTTTCCTAGCAGGTAATTATTTGGCATTGTATATCTGTTTGAAGGCTATCATgtttatggaaaattttatATCGTTGAATATATGGCTCAAAAATACGGTTTTGATCACATTTGACTAATGTTATTGAAATTCAGAGAAGGACATTCCATCACAGTTTCTGGATGAAGAGAGGTATGCAAAGGATGCTTCGAGCTCAGGAGCACAAGTAAGGATAAACTTGACCGTGCTGCTCAGTTATATCCGTATTTTTCCCAGTTTTGTGTTTTACGAATGATTTCCATATGTCAGACAGTCAGATCATTCCATATTCTCCTAGAACTAATCAAATTCTTGTGTAATACAGTAACATATTACTTAAGTTTTATGCTTATTGCTTTAGATTTTTGTTCTTTAAATATATGTCCATGCAAGGTAAATCAAACCAATAAATCTCACAAATGTCTTCTGACTTTCAGGCAACATCAGCAACTAGAGAGAACGTCAGTTCACCAAGTGGACCTTCTGGTTAGTTCAGACAATTTTGAATCTGCATTTATTTGTAGATAAGGAACACATGATAAATATCCTAACGTAGCAGGCACATTGTTGTTTCTGCACTtatttgttactccctccgtccgcgaataagagccccgttttttttattttagtccgtccgcgaatacgagtcccggttcacttttaccataaatggtaatagggtcccaccttccactaactcattcaactcacatttcatttaaaactaatatatacaagtgggacccatgttccactaacttttttccacccacttcttaacatttcttaaaatccgtgccgcccataaatgggactcctaatggcggacgaagggagtattgaTTACTCTTCCAAAATTTAATCCACCATTTTTGTGGGATTCTCCTCCCATCTTTTCTGTGGCATTTACACGTGCTTTTAGACGTATACTATGGGAAACTAATGTCCCTTTCTTGCAATCTGCAGGAAGTCTCAGCAACAATGCTTCCCAGGTACACATTCTTTGCcactttcaacttcaattaaattttattaatgaagtATATTTCCTTGCTTCATCTGATGAAGATATCTACTCTTTcgtactagtattatatttgtGCCTGTTACCTCTCCTTTCTCGCAAAGCTGATTTTCGTTAGGGGCTTATATGTTTATAGCTCATTTACTAAGTTGTGGGATCCTAGCATGAATTTTACTTCTGCCTGGGTCAAACG harbors:
- the LOC125220085 gene encoding protein DNA-DAMAGE INDUCIBLE 1, giving the protein MKITVMTTDEQIVTLEVDRDESVENLKALLEVETRVPLQQQQLLLNGNEMGNSQKLSALGVADGDLVMMVPNAASSGSRAGAPSSEAAGFSPDGSAVNPSAFQQQVRSDSNLMAQLFQRDPELAQAILGNDLNRLQDILRARNRQKSELRRQQEEEMALLYADPFDVEAQKKIEASIRQKGIDENWAAALEYNPEAFARVVMLYVDMEVNGVPMKAFVDSGAQSTIISKSCAERLGLLRLLDTRYKGIAHGVGQSEILGRIHVAPIKIGSIFYPCSFMVLDAPNMEFLFGLDMLRKHQCIIDLKENVLRVGGGEVSVPFLAEKDIPSQFLDEERYAKDASSSGAQATSATRENVSSPSGPSGSLSNNASQGAEFEAKVVKLVELGFGREQVVQALKLFNGNEEQAAGFLFG